A window of the Ardenticatenales bacterium genome harbors these coding sequences:
- a CDS encoding sulfotransferase → MTPLPNFLLIGAAKAGTTALFATLDQHPDVYFAGNKEPSYFAWMEQSLDVRGPGDWAALSPYVVTRWADYARLFANAGTATAIGEASTAYLYHPYAAARIAHALPDARLIAILRHPADRAYAAYLHLLRDGRETLDFAAALRAEPERIAQGWEPLWHYRQMGAYAAQLRRYLAHFERARLHVCLYDDFQADPTATARRIFAFLGVEDSFTPALPHRTNVGGVPRGEPLYRLLAAARWKRARQRIPPGLRHRYRRLLNAWPLRRPPLPPQLRANLTATFRDDILHLQDLLQRDLSAWLG, encoded by the coding sequence ATGACGCCCCTGCCCAACTTCCTCCTCATCGGCGCGGCCAAAGCCGGCACGACGGCTCTTTTTGCCACCCTGGATCAGCATCCTGATGTGTATTTTGCCGGCAATAAGGAGCCGAGTTATTTTGCCTGGATGGAGCAGTCGCTGGATGTGCGCGGACCGGGGGACTGGGCTGCCCTCAGCCCGTATGTGGTCACGAGATGGGCGGATTATGCGCGGTTGTTCGCAAATGCCGGCACAGCCACCGCCATCGGCGAAGCCTCCACCGCCTACCTCTACCACCCATATGCCGCCGCGCGCATCGCCCACGCCCTGCCCGATGCGCGCCTCATCGCCATCTTGCGCCACCCGGCGGACCGCGCCTACGCCGCCTACCTGCACCTCCTGCGCGACGGGCGGGAGACGCTGGATTTCGCCGCCGCCCTGCGCGCCGAACCGGAGCGCATTGCCCAGGGCTGGGAGCCGTTGTGGCATTATCGCCAGATGGGGGCCTATGCGGCGCAGTTGCGGCGGTATCTGGCGCACTTCGAGCGGGCGCGGCTGCACGTCTGCCTCTATGACGACTTCCAGGCAGACCCGACCGCCACGGCGCGGCGGATTTTCGCCTTTCTGGGGGTAGAGGACTCCTTCACGCCCGCGCTGCCGCACCGCACCAACGTCGGCGGCGTGCCGCGTGGCGAGCCGTTATACCGGCTGCTGGCCGCCGCCCGCTGGAAACGCGCGCGGCAACGAATCCCCCCCGGACTGCGTCACCGCTATCGCCGCTTACTGAACGCCTGGCCGCTGCGCCGCCCCCCGCTCCCTCCCCAACTCCGCGCCAACCTCACCGCGACCTTCCGCGACGACATCCTCCACCTGCAAGACCTCCTCCAACGCGACCTTTCCGCCTGGCTAGGGTGA
- a CDS encoding endonuclease/exonuclease/phosphatase family protein gives MSTLRVATLNLRNRADRWLQRRDLLASQLLQAQPDLISLQEISFPIGQGHWLQRQLNVRLSGSRRHPYRLLLARKRHLIKGYFEGVGILTRLPVVARDTLGLGYEGRVALRANLELPSGRTVDFVALHLHHVARDQEARTEQVTRLMGWLNDRNRVPYQIIAGDFNETPTGPAIRRMKQVYRSAFAEAVGHEPLATFPTALSGPSDWSGCLDYIFVSPAIHRVKQAHLICKSPSPTDNTLYPSDHVGVLAVIEVENVSPH, from the coding sequence ATGTCCACTTTACGGGTAGCCACGCTCAACTTGCGCAACCGGGCCGACCGCTGGCTGCAACGGCGAGATCTGTTGGCGTCGCAGCTTCTCCAGGCGCAGCCCGACCTGATCAGTTTGCAGGAAATCTCTTTCCCTATTGGGCAAGGCCACTGGTTGCAGCGGCAGCTAAACGTGCGCCTCAGTGGCTCTCGGCGGCATCCCTATCGCCTGCTGCTGGCCCGCAAACGCCACCTGATCAAGGGATACTTCGAGGGCGTGGGCATTCTTACACGGCTGCCCGTCGTCGCCCGCGATACCCTGGGGTTGGGGTATGAGGGGCGCGTGGCGCTGCGGGCTAACCTGGAACTGCCATCGGGCCGCACAGTTGATTTCGTGGCTTTGCACTTGCACCACGTCGCCCGCGACCAGGAAGCACGCACCGAGCAGGTCACGAGATTGATGGGCTGGCTCAATGACCGCAATCGCGTGCCTTATCAAATCATCGCCGGAGATTTCAACGAGACGCCAACGGGACCGGCCATCCGGCGCATGAAGCAGGTATACCGCTCTGCCTTTGCCGAAGCCGTGGGGCACGAGCCGTTGGCAACCTTTCCCACGGCTCTGTCCGGCCCGTCCGATTGGTCTGGCTGTTTGGACTACATTTTTGTCTCCCCGGCCATACACCGGGTAAAACAGGCGCACCTCATCTGCAAGTCCCCCTCGCCTACGGACAACACCCTCTACCCATCGGACCACGTAGGCGTGCTGGCGGTGATTGAAGTGGAAAACGTCTCTCCGCATTGA
- a CDS encoding glycoside hydrolase, producing MPTTYLRPTEPLVNKNPFLDRTCHAPRIPLYTEVRARLPIPILPEHPQWVEMYWRAWELAWLNLRRASPLAGFIANFIDTAFNENTFLWDSAFMMHFGLYGRRAFYFMGTLDNFYAHQHRDGYICREINTEDGHDFFHPFDPNSTGPNILAWAEWDYFRATGDSSRLHDVFWPLLTYHRWCRANRTWPNGLYWTTGLSSGMDNQTRVPDGMHHHRHWTWLDANLQAALNCLLLWQMAELLGEREYIQPLVHERVHLIQEVNARMWNSETSFYHDIDAQGHFSPVKSIGAYWGLLDPEMVPGERLLPFVKHLRDPLTFNRFHRVPSQAADSDGYAANGDYWRGGIWSPTNYMVLKGLRAVNQAALAHEIAVNHLTHVCTVFERTDTFWENYAPESAAPGEPAKPNFVGWTGLTPIAVLLEDVIGLNVDWPQRRVTWDRQLAAEAAYGVYQYPLGPDGTLDILGDRERITVTTTLPFTLVVQDVEGKVQMAVPAGTTVIEV from the coding sequence ATGCCCACCACCTATTTACGCCCCACCGAACCGCTGGTAAACAAAAACCCCTTTCTTGACCGCACCTGCCACGCGCCCCGCATCCCTCTGTACACAGAAGTCCGCGCTCGCCTGCCCATCCCCATCTTGCCGGAGCATCCGCAGTGGGTCGAAATGTATTGGCGCGCCTGGGAACTCGCCTGGCTCAACCTCCGCCGCGCCAGCCCCCTGGCCGGCTTTATCGCCAATTTCATCGACACCGCCTTCAACGAAAACACCTTCCTGTGGGACAGCGCCTTCATGATGCACTTCGGCCTCTATGGACGGCGCGCCTTCTACTTCATGGGCACGCTGGATAATTTCTACGCCCACCAGCACCGTGATGGCTACATCTGCCGCGAAATCAATACCGAAGACGGCCACGATTTCTTCCATCCTTTTGATCCCAACAGCACCGGCCCCAATATCCTGGCCTGGGCGGAATGGGACTACTTCCGCGCCACGGGCGACAGCAGCCGCCTGCATGACGTATTCTGGCCCCTGCTCACCTATCACCGCTGGTGTCGCGCCAACCGCACCTGGCCCAATGGCCTCTACTGGACCACCGGCCTCAGCAGCGGCATGGACAACCAGACGCGCGTGCCGGATGGCATGCACCATCACCGGCATTGGACCTGGCTGGACGCCAATCTCCAGGCCGCGCTGAACTGCCTGCTCCTGTGGCAGATGGCCGAACTGCTCGGCGAACGGGAGTATATCCAACCACTGGTGCACGAGCGCGTTCACCTCATTCAGGAAGTCAACGCGCGCATGTGGAACAGCGAAACCAGTTTCTACCACGACATTGACGCGCAAGGGCACTTCTCGCCCGTGAAAAGCATTGGCGCTTACTGGGGGCTGCTAGACCCGGAAATGGTTCCGGGGGAGCGTCTGCTCCCATTCGTGAAGCATCTGCGCGACCCGCTCACGTTCAACCGCTTCCACCGCGTGCCCAGCCAGGCCGCCGACAGCGATGGCTATGCGGCCAATGGCGACTATTGGCGAGGAGGCATCTGGTCCCCCACCAACTACATGGTACTGAAAGGGCTACGGGCGGTGAACCAGGCGGCGCTGGCGCACGAAATCGCCGTGAACCACCTCACGCATGTGTGCACGGTGTTTGAACGGACGGACACTTTCTGGGAAAATTATGCGCCAGAAAGCGCCGCGCCCGGAGAGCCGGCCAAGCCAAACTTCGTTGGTTGGACGGGCCTGACGCCGATTGCCGTGTTGCTGGAAGATGTGATCGGGCTGAATGTGGATTGGCCGCAGCGACGGGTGACCTGGGATCGCCAGTTGGCGGCGGAGGCGGCGTATGGAGTGTATCAGTACCCGCTGGGGCCTGATGGCACGCTGGACATCCTGGGCGACCGGGAGCGGATCACGGTGACAACGACGCTGCCGTTTACGTTGGTGGTGCAGGATGTGGAAGGAAAAGTGCAGATGGCCGTTCCTGCCGGCACAACGGTGATCGAGGTATGA
- a CDS encoding LCP family protein produces the protein MSDFSPRKVRRVILPAWLSAILTIAFVASGISVSIFVFLTADAFLHRPFNPVAAAAEEVAGIDLSPLGQEGPPFVPSLPPDEPTPTPLPTQEPWQGSQRITVLLMGIDRRPGDPFISRTDTMMLLSFNPATNQASILSVPRDLYVVIPGYGRDRINTAFVYGARGNNPAGGAALSMQTITYNLGIPIDHYILVDFNAVVQTVDALGGIDVNVPFDIYDPTYPDMYYGYDPLYIPAGWQHMDGALALKYARTRHVDNDFGRAQRQQQVVLAVRDHMLNMGVGDLLRQVPFLFQQVGEGVRTDLSLDQILRLAKTASDIPAENIRSDVLDYDYVISYTTEAGASVLVLVNDKAAALIQSLFFDQ, from the coding sequence GTGTCTGACTTCTCCCCTCGCAAAGTAAGGCGGGTCATTTTACCCGCGTGGCTCAGCGCCATTTTGACCATCGCTTTTGTCGCCTCCGGCATCAGCGTCTCTATCTTCGTCTTCCTCACCGCCGACGCCTTCTTGCATCGCCCCTTCAATCCGGTAGCGGCGGCGGCGGAAGAAGTAGCCGGCATTGACTTGAGCCCGTTGGGGCAGGAGGGACCGCCGTTTGTCCCTTCCCTACCACCTGACGAGCCAACGCCCACCCCCCTGCCCACGCAAGAGCCGTGGCAAGGATCGCAGCGTATCACCGTCCTCTTGATGGGCATTGACCGTCGTCCGGGCGACCCCTTCATCTCCCGCACGGACACCATGATGCTCCTCTCCTTCAACCCCGCCACCAACCAGGCATCCATCCTCTCCGTCCCCCGCGACCTCTACGTCGTCATCCCCGGCTATGGCCGGGATCGCATCAACACCGCCTTCGTCTACGGCGCGCGCGGCAACAACCCGGCCGGCGGCGCGGCGCTCTCCATGCAAACCATCACCTACAACCTGGGCATCCCCATTGACCACTACATTCTCGTAGACTTCAACGCCGTGGTGCAAACGGTGGACGCGCTGGGCGGCATTGACGTCAACGTGCCCTTTGACATTTACGATCCAACCTACCCGGACATGTATTACGGCTACGATCCGCTGTATATCCCCGCCGGTTGGCAGCATATGGACGGGGCGCTGGCGTTAAAATATGCGCGCACGCGCCACGTAGACAACGACTTCGGGCGGGCACAGCGGCAGCAGCAGGTTGTCCTGGCCGTGCGCGACCACATGCTAAACATGGGCGTAGGCGATCTACTGCGGCAGGTTCCTTTCCTGTTCCAACAAGTGGGCGAAGGGGTGCGGACCGACCTGAGCCTGGACCAGATTTTGCGCCTGGCGAAGACGGCCAGCGACATTCCGGCGGAGAATATCAGGAGCGACGTGTTGGACTACGATTATGTGATCAGCTACACCACGGAAGCGGGCGCGAGCGTGCTGGTGTTGGTCAACGACAAGGCGGCAGCGCTGATCCAGTCACTGTTTTTCGATCAATAG
- a CDS encoding peptidylprolyl isomerase: MKKVVFLLLTLLFLVACGASGTTQEPTAPAATTAAGDETANAADADTTADVATDTNAAQDAPATTAAPTDTTTDAPAEDLAAAVAAASMVRPDDHVRGAATDAYITIIEYSDFQCPGCSSLAPLLHQVLDAYPNDVRLIYRHFPLVNIHPNAQKAAEAAEAAGAQGQFWEYHDMLFAHQADFANLDAAGAREQFISYARELGLDVDKFTTELDDGVYFNLVDVSREEAINLSLPGTPSLFFNGEVVTGEQVPPTYYYWDAVIRLTLLEQRAYAAPPPMTIDTDATYYARVKMASGDEFVIELLPKSAPETVNNFVFLAREGWFDGITFHRVLPDFVAQTGDPTGTGFGGPGYFIPNEIDPALTHAEVGMVAMANSGADRNGSQWYITLGDVSQLDGGYTIFGRVIDGMDVVQKITPRDPSTDPEAPPGDVIESVTIEEQAP; encoded by the coding sequence ATGAAAAAAGTCGTATTCTTACTCCTCACACTCTTGTTCCTGGTCGCCTGCGGGGCGTCAGGTACAACGCAAGAACCCACCGCCCCAGCCGCCACGACCGCCGCCGGCGATGAAACCGCCAACGCCGCTGACGCCGACACCACGGCCGATGTCGCCACAGACACCAACGCCGCGCAAGACGCCCCCGCTACCACCGCCGCCCCCACCGACACCACCACGGACGCCCCCGCGGAAGACCTTGCCGCCGCCGTCGCCGCCGCCAGCATGGTTCGTCCTGACGACCACGTTCGCGGCGCGGCCACGGATGCCTACATCACCATCATTGAGTACAGCGATTTCCAATGTCCGGGCTGTAGCAGCCTGGCCCCACTGCTGCACCAGGTTCTCGACGCCTACCCCAATGACGTACGCCTTATCTACCGTCATTTCCCCCTGGTAAACATTCACCCCAACGCCCAGAAGGCCGCGGAAGCCGCGGAAGCCGCCGGCGCGCAAGGCCAGTTCTGGGAATACCACGACATGTTGTTTGCGCACCAGGCGGACTTTGCCAACCTGGACGCCGCCGGCGCGCGTGAGCAGTTCATCAGCTATGCCCGTGAGTTAGGTCTGGACGTGGATAAATTTACCACGGAGCTGGACGATGGCGTGTATTTCAACCTTGTGGACGTTTCCCGCGAAGAAGCTATCAACCTGAGTCTGCCCGGAACCCCGTCCCTCTTTTTTAATGGCGAAGTGGTCACCGGTGAACAAGTTCCCCCCACTTACTACTATTGGGACGCCGTGATCAGACTGACGTTGCTGGAGCAACGTGCCTACGCTGCCCCGCCACCTATGACGATTGACACAGACGCGACTTACTACGCCCGCGTAAAGATGGCCTCCGGCGACGAGTTTGTGATCGAACTGCTGCCGAAATCCGCGCCAGAGACGGTGAACAACTTCGTCTTCCTCGCGCGGGAGGGCTGGTTCGACGGCATCACTTTCCACCGCGTCCTGCCGGATTTCGTGGCTCAGACGGGCGACCCCACGGGCACGGGCTTTGGCGGCCCCGGCTACTTCATCCCCAATGAAATTGACCCGGCGCTGACGCACGCGGAGGTGGGCATGGTGGCGATGGCCAATTCCGGCGCGGACCGGAACGGCAGCCAATGGTATATCACACTGGGCGACGTGAGCCAGCTTGACGGCGGCTACACTATCTTTGGCCGCGTGATCGACGGGATGGACGTGGTGCAAAAAATCACGCCGCGCGATCCATCCACGGATCCGGAGGCGCCTCCCGGTGACGTCATCGAATCGGTGACGATTGAGGAGCAAGCACCATAA
- a CDS encoding bifunctional homocysteine S-methyltransferase/methylenetetrahydrofolate reductase yields the protein MNREAFRERLNQGPLLLDGAMGTMLHARGAHIGQCFDALSRDNPALVAEIHRLYIDAGADMIETNSFGANRYKLSEYGLEDEVEAINKAAVALARRVIMGAFKPVLLAGSVGPLGVRLAPLGRVKREQAEAAFGEQLAALVAPPEGLPGAAGIDLLLIETMSDVKEVEAAVRAARAIAPDLPIVAQMTFTRDDRTLLGNRPADVAQKLMALDVDAVGVNCSSGPAQVLRLLVAMRAAVPEAVLAVSPNAGWPQQTEGGRVLYPATPAYFGEYARAFVKAGARLVGGCCGTTEAHIRAMRAALDTPGASARELPRVSVEGSEGGKVPAERPTALAEMLEAGRFVVTVEMSPPRGLTTERLLAGAHMLKEAGAHFIDVADSPLARMRMSAWAAAYLVQQQVGMEAILHFPTRGRNLLRVQGDLLAAHALGVRNLFVVMGDPTRIGDYPEAMDNYDIVPTGLIELIKMQLNQGVDKAGQSIDQPTGFVVGCAISLNPGDPQREMRLLRKKIRSGADFALSQPVFDVPAARAFLRQYAETYGDLIPVIAGINPLFNSNNAEFLHNEVPGIHIPDIYRERMRQTVDPQQEGVKIAQELLLEMREFTQGVYLMPAFGRYDLVADVLDVL from the coding sequence ATGAATCGAGAAGCATTCCGGGAACGATTGAACCAGGGGCCACTGCTTCTGGATGGGGCGATGGGCACGATGCTGCACGCGCGGGGCGCGCACATCGGGCAATGTTTCGACGCCCTCAGCCGGGACAATCCGGCGCTGGTGGCGGAAATTCACCGCCTGTACATTGACGCCGGCGCGGACATGATCGAGACGAACAGCTTTGGCGCGAATCGTTACAAACTGAGCGAATACGGACTGGAGGACGAGGTAGAAGCCATCAACAAGGCCGCCGTGGCTCTGGCGCGGCGCGTCATCATGGGCGCGTTCAAGCCCGTGCTGCTGGCCGGGTCCGTGGGACCATTGGGGGTGCGCCTGGCCCCGCTGGGTCGGGTGAAGCGCGAGCAGGCGGAAGCGGCTTTTGGCGAACAGCTTGCGGCGCTGGTGGCCCCACCTGAAGGGCTGCCCGGCGCGGCGGGCATTGACCTGCTACTGATTGAAACGATGTCCGATGTGAAGGAGGTGGAGGCGGCGGTGCGCGCGGCGCGCGCCATCGCGCCCGACCTGCCCATCGTGGCGCAGATGACGTTCACGCGGGATGACCGCACACTGCTGGGGAACCGGCCGGCGGACGTGGCGCAGAAGTTGATGGCGCTGGACGTGGATGCCGTGGGCGTTAACTGTAGCAGCGGCCCGGCGCAGGTGTTGCGCTTGCTGGTGGCCATGCGTGCGGCGGTTCCGGAGGCGGTGCTGGCGGTTTCTCCGAACGCGGGCTGGCCGCAACAGACGGAGGGCGGACGGGTGCTTTATCCGGCGACGCCGGCGTACTTCGGCGAGTATGCGCGCGCGTTTGTGAAGGCGGGGGCGCGTCTGGTGGGCGGCTGCTGCGGCACGACGGAGGCGCATATTCGGGCGATGCGGGCGGCGCTGGATACGCCTGGAGCCAGTGCGCGGGAGCTGCCGCGGGTGTCGGTAGAGGGGAGTGAGGGGGGAAAAGTGCCGGCAGAACGCCCCACGGCGTTGGCGGAAATGTTGGAGGCAGGCCGGTTCGTCGTCACCGTGGAAATGAGTCCACCGCGCGGCCTGACTACGGAGCGTTTGCTGGCCGGCGCGCATATGCTCAAAGAAGCGGGCGCGCACTTCATCGACGTGGCGGACAGCCCGCTGGCGCGGATGCGCATGAGCGCCTGGGCGGCGGCGTACCTGGTGCAGCAGCAGGTGGGCATGGAAGCGATCTTGCACTTCCCCACGCGCGGGCGCAACCTGCTGCGCGTGCAGGGGGACTTGCTGGCGGCGCACGCGCTGGGGGTACGCAACCTGTTTGTGGTGATGGGCGACCCGACGCGGATCGGGGATTACCCGGAAGCGATGGACAATTATGACATTGTGCCCACGGGCTTGATTGAGTTGATCAAGATGCAGCTTAATCAGGGCGTGGATAAGGCGGGGCAGTCTATTGACCAGCCGACGGGCTTTGTTGTCGGCTGCGCTATCAGCCTGAATCCCGGAGACCCGCAACGGGAGATGCGCCTGCTGCGGAAGAAGATTCGCAGCGGAGCGGATTTTGCCCTGTCGCAGCCAGTGTTTGACGTGCCGGCAGCGCGTGCGTTTTTGCGGCAATATGCGGAGACGTATGGGGATTTGATTCCGGTGATTGCCGGCATTAACCCCCTCTTCAACAGCAATAACGCCGAATTCCTACACAACGAAGTGCCCGGCATCCACATCCCGGACATTTACCGGGAACGGATGCGCCAGACCGTCGATCCACAGCAGGAAGGGGTGAAAATCGCCCAGGAACTCCTGTTAGAGATGCGCGAATTTACGCAGGGGGTTTATTTGATGCCGGCATTTGGCCGCTACGACCTCGTTGCCGACGTGTTAGACGTTTTGTGA
- the moaA gene encoding GTP 3',8-cyclase MoaA, whose translation MAQDRFGRDISYLRISLTDKCNLRCVYCMPEDMTFRPRQELLQDEEILRLVGVFADLGFHKFRLTGGEPTVRADLVGLVRGIAQTPGVDTVAMTTNGVLLEQMAQPLAEAGLQRVNVSIDTLDPRKFRQVTRWGDVQDVWAGIAAAERVGLRVKLNAVVVRGYNDREDVVDLARLTLFKPWQVRFIEMMPFGDVADFQQAGVVPEEELRATIVAALGPLTLVNAGELDGEARIYRLAEGLGTLGFISSVTQPFCASCTRARLTADGKLRLCLLREREFDVLTPLRQGASDEALKAELREAIWWKPWGHGLSQNVIPLNRVMSEIGG comes from the coding sequence ATGGCTCAAGACCGCTTTGGCCGCGACATCAGCTACCTACGTATTTCCCTCACCGACAAGTGCAATTTGCGCTGCGTCTACTGCATGCCGGAAGATATGACGTTCCGTCCGCGCCAGGAACTGCTGCAAGATGAGGAGATATTGCGCCTGGTGGGTGTGTTTGCCGACCTGGGCTTCCATAAATTTCGCCTCACGGGGGGCGAACCGACGGTGCGCGCGGACCTGGTCGGGTTGGTGCGGGGCATTGCCCAGACGCCCGGCGTGGACACGGTGGCGATGACGACCAATGGGGTGCTGCTGGAGCAGATGGCGCAGCCGTTGGCGGAGGCGGGTTTGCAGCGGGTGAACGTGAGCATTGATACGCTGGACCCGCGGAAGTTCCGCCAGGTGACGCGGTGGGGGGATGTGCAGGATGTGTGGGCGGGCATTGCCGCGGCGGAGCGCGTCGGGCTGCGTGTGAAGCTGAACGCGGTGGTGGTGCGCGGCTACAATGATCGGGAGGATGTGGTGGACCTGGCGCGACTGACGTTGTTCAAGCCGTGGCAAGTGCGCTTCATTGAGATGATGCCGTTTGGGGATGTGGCGGATTTTCAGCAGGCGGGCGTGGTTCCTGAAGAAGAATTGCGGGCGACGATTGTGGCGGCGTTGGGGCCGCTGACGTTGGTGAATGCGGGGGAGTTGGATGGCGAGGCGCGTATCTATCGGCTGGCGGAGGGATTGGGGACGCTGGGCTTTATCAGTTCCGTGACGCAACCTTTTTGCGCTTCTTGTACGCGCGCCCGGCTGACGGCGGATGGCAAGCTGCGGTTGTGCCTGCTGCGGGAGCGGGAGTTTGACGTGCTAACACCGCTACGCCAGGGAGCCAGCGATGAGGCGCTAAAGGCGGAACTGCGCGAGGCGATCTGGTGGAAGCCGTGGGGGCATGGCTTGTCGCAAAACGTGATTCCGCTGAATCGCGTCATGTCTGAGATTGGGGGGTGA
- a CDS encoding glycosyltransferase family 2 protein, whose amino-acid sequence MKPTISIIAPVYNEEEVLPELYRRVAAVMDGMKESWELVLVNDGSRDRSAAIIAELHNQDERVKGISFSRNFGFQIAVTAGLDHVSGDAIILTDADLQDPPEVFPEMIAKWREGYDVVYGVRTEREGETWFKKFTAVVFYRLIDRITGIGIPLDTGDFRLMDRRVVEAIRRMPERNRFLRGMVPWVGYRQTGVPYRRHARYAGTSKFGSVRQMLPFALNAITSFSYFPLQLATYLGFAMAGISALAILIVIFLRLFTAHTELTGQATTLVAVLFLGGVQLISLGIIGEYLGRIYDEVKGRPLYLIDKAWGVEE is encoded by the coding sequence ATGAAGCCAACAATTTCCATTATCGCTCCGGTCTACAATGAAGAAGAAGTGCTGCCTGAGTTGTATCGACGGGTGGCCGCCGTGATGGACGGCATGAAAGAAAGCTGGGAACTGGTGCTGGTCAATGACGGCAGCCGCGACCGCTCGGCGGCCATCATTGCCGAGTTACACAACCAGGATGAGCGCGTGAAGGGGATCAGTTTTTCACGTAATTTTGGCTTCCAGATCGCCGTCACCGCCGGCCTGGACCATGTTAGCGGGGATGCCATTATCCTCACGGACGCGGACTTGCAGGACCCGCCGGAGGTATTCCCGGAGATGATCGCTAAATGGCGCGAGGGGTACGATGTGGTTTATGGGGTGCGTACGGAGCGGGAAGGGGAGACGTGGTTTAAGAAGTTTACGGCGGTGGTGTTCTATCGCCTGATTGACCGGATTACGGGTATTGGCATTCCACTGGATACGGGGGACTTTCGGCTAATGGATCGGCGGGTCGTGGAGGCGATCCGGCGGATGCCGGAACGGAACCGGTTTCTGCGCGGGATGGTTCCCTGGGTGGGGTACAGGCAAACGGGGGTTCCCTATCGGCGTCATGCGCGATATGCCGGCACTTCCAAGTTCGGCAGCGTGCGGCAAATGCTCCCCTTCGCCCTCAACGCCATCACCAGCTTCTCCTACTTCCCCCTCCAACTCGCCACCTACCTCGGCTTCGCCATGGCCGGCATCTCCGCCCTGGCCATCCTCATCGTCATCTTCCTGCGCCTCTTCACCGCACACACAGAACTCACCGGACAGGCCACCACCCTCGTCGCCGTCCTCTTCCTCGGCGGCGTCCAACTCATCAGCCTGGGCATCATCGGCGAATACCTCGGCCGCATCTACGACGAAGTCAAAGGCCGGCCTCTGTACCTGATCGACAAGGCATGGGGAGTCGAAGAATAA
- the aroC gene encoding chorismate synthase has protein sequence MRFLTAGESHGPGLTAILEGMPAGLPLDHAQLNQQMARRQVGYGSGGRMKIEKDAIRLSSGYMNGHTTGGPIALHIDNLDYAKWRDRLIPPMTTPRPGHADLTGAIKYGYGELRLALERASARETAARVAVGAVCRQLLAHFHITIGSYVVSIGEVVAHIPDEMPYAARFAAAEGNEVRCPLPETAAQMEAAIWQTMQQKDTIGGVFEVVALGAPPGLGSHVHWDRRLDALLMWAIGSIHAVKGVEIGPAFANAARPGSEVHDEIFLAQNGQRLYRQTNHAGGFEGGITTGEPIVARAAMKPISTVLNPRRSVNLASGAADVTTYERSDFCAVPRAAVVGEAMMAIVLADALLEKLGGDSLAEMSPRFAALRRARLDALPMDDAPWRFDYDDAAQ, from the coding sequence TTGCGTTTCCTCACGGCGGGCGAGTCCCATGGTCCCGGATTGACGGCCATTTTGGAAGGAATGCCGGCAGGACTCCCCCTCGACCACGCCCAACTCAACCAGCAAATGGCCCGGCGCCAGGTGGGATACGGCTCCGGCGGGCGCATGAAAATCGAGAAGGACGCCATCCGCCTCAGCAGCGGCTACATGAACGGGCACACCACCGGTGGTCCCATTGCCCTGCATATCGACAACCTGGACTACGCCAAATGGCGCGACCGCCTGATTCCGCCGATGACGACGCCCCGCCCCGGTCACGCCGACCTCACCGGCGCGATCAAGTACGGCTATGGCGAACTGCGCCTGGCGCTGGAGCGCGCCTCGGCGCGGGAGACGGCGGCGCGTGTGGCTGTGGGGGCGGTATGCCGGCAACTGCTGGCCCACTTCCACATCACCATTGGCAGCTACGTCGTCAGCATCGGGGAGGTGGTGGCGCACATTCCCGATGAGATGCCTTACGCGGCGCGATTCGCCGCCGCCGAGGGTAACGAAGTGCGCTGCCCCTTGCCGGAGACAGCGGCGCAGATGGAGGCCGCTATCTGGCAAACGATGCAGCAGAAGGACACCATCGGTGGCGTCTTTGAGGTCGTGGCTTTGGGTGCGCCGCCCGGATTGGGTAGCCATGTGCATTGGGACCGTCGTCTGGACGCGCTACTGATGTGGGCGATTGGCTCCATCCATGCCGTGAAGGGGGTGGAAATTGGCCCGGCGTTTGCCAACGCGGCGCGCCCTGGCTCCGAGGTCCACGACGAGATCTTTCTGGCACAGAATGGGCAGCGGCTCTATCGCCAGACGAACCACGCTGGCGGCTTTGAGGGGGGCATCACCACAGGGGAGCCAATTGTGGCGCGGGCGGCCATGAAGCCCATCTCCACCGTGCTGAACCCCCGCCGTTCCGTCAATCTGGCGTCAGGCGCGGCGGACGTGACCACGTATGAGCGCAGCGATTTTTGCGCCGTGCCCCGCGCCGCCGTGGTGGGGGAGGCGATGATGGCGATTGTGCTGGCGGATGCGCTGCTGGAGAAGTTGGGGGGGGATAGCCTGGCGGAGATGTCGCCGCGCTTTGCCGCGCTGCGTCGGGCGCGTCTGGATGCGCTGCCTATGGATGACGCTCCCTGGCGGTTCGACTATGATGACGCGGCACAGTGA